The following proteins are co-located in the Castanea sativa cultivar Marrone di Chiusa Pesio chromosome 8, ASM4071231v1 genome:
- the LOC142607347 gene encoding uncharacterized protein LOC142607347, with protein sequence MSMVEEPLYPIAVLIDELKNDDIQLRLNSIRRLSTIARALGEERTRKELIPFLSENNDDDDEVLLVMAEELGVFIPYVGGVEHAHVLLPPLETLCTVEETCVREKAVESLCRIGSQMRETDLVDWFIPLVKRLAAGEWFTARVSACGLFHIASPSAPEMLKTELRSIYSQLCQDDMPMVRRSAATNLGKFSATVESAHLKTDIMSMFEDLTQDDQDSVRLLAVEGCAALGKLLEPQDCVAHILPVIINFSQDKSWRVRYMVANQLYELCEAVGPEPTRRDLVPAYVRLLRDNEAEVRIAAAGKVTKFCRILNPELSIQHILPCVKELSSDSSQHVRSALASVIMGMAPVLGKDATIEQLLPIFLSLLKDEFPDVRLNIISKLDQVNQVIGIDLLSQSLLPAIVELAEDRHWRVRLAIIEYIPLLASQLGVGFFDDKLGALCMQWLQDKVYSIRDAATNNLKRLAEEFGPEWAMQHIVPQVLEMITNPHYLYRMTILHAISLLAPVMGSEITISKLLPVVINVSKDRVPNIKFNVAKVLQSLIPIVDHSVVEKTVRPCLVELSDDPDVDVRFFANQALQSVDHVMMSS encoded by the exons ATGTCTATGGTTGAAGAACCACTATATCCAATTGCTGTGCTCATAGACGAGCTGAAAAATGATGACATTCAGCTACGATTGAACTCGATTCGGAGGCTATCCACAATTGCACGTGCTCTTGGGGAGGAGCGAACCAGAAAGGAACTGATCCCATTTCTTAGTGAAAAcaatgatgacgatgatgaggTACTTCTTGTGATGGCGGAGGAATTGGGGGTGTTTATTCCATATGTTGGGGGAGTGGAGCATGCCCATGTTTTGCTCCCACCGTTGGAGACCCTTTGCACTGTTGAGGAAACCTGTGTGAGGGAAAAAGCGGTGGAGTCATTGTGTAGAATTGGCTCTCAGATGAGAGAGACTGACTTGGTTGACTGGTTTATTCCTCTGGTGAAG AGATTGGCAGCTGGTGAATGGTTTACAGCACGAGTCTCTGCATGTGGGTTGTTTCATATTGCCTCCCCAAGTGCCCCAGAGATGCTGAAGACAGAATTGCGGTCAATATACAGTCAATTGTGTCAGGATGACATGCCTATGGTTAGGAGGTCTGCTGCAACAAATCTGGGAAAATTTTCTGCAACTGTTGAATCTGCTCATCTGAAAACTGACATCATGTCAATGTTTGAAGATCTTACACAGGATG ATCAAGATTCTGTTCGGTTATTGGCCGTTGAAGGTTGTGCCGCTCTTGGAAAGTTGTTGGAACCTCAGGACTGTGTTGCACATATTCTACCTGTTATCATAAATTTCTCTCAG GATAAATCTTGGCGTGTGCGTTACATGGTTGCTAATCAGTTATATGAACTTTGCGAAGCTGTGGGGCCTGAGCCTACTAG GAGGGACTTGGTCCCTGCATATGTCCGGTTGCTTCGGGATAATGAGGCTGAAGTTCGTATAGCAGCTGCTGGCAAAGTAACTAAGTTTTGCCGGATATTGAATCCTGAACTTTCAATTCAGCATATTCTTCCTTGTGTGAAG GAATTGTCATCAGATTCTTCCCAGCATGTTCGTTCTGCTTTAGCTTCAGTTATAATGGGAATGGCTCCTGTATTAGGAAAG GATGCCACTATTGAACAGCTCCTTccaattttcctttctcttctgAAGGATGAATTTCCAGATGTACGCCTTAATATTATTAGCAAGCTTGATCAAGTGAATCAG GTCATTGGAATTGATCTGCTCTCTCAATCCTTGTTACCAGCCATTGTTGAGCTTGCTGAGGATAGACATTGGAGAGTAAGGCTAGCAATAATAGAGTATATACCTTTATTGGCAAGTCAATTGGGTGTTGGATTTTTTGATGACAAGCTAGGTGCTCTTTGCATGCAGTGGTTACAGGATAAG GTTTACTCAATTCGTGATGCAGCTACTAACAACTTGAAGCGTCTTGCAGAAGAGTTTGGCCCGGAGTGGGCAATGCAGCACATAGTTCCACAG GTTTTGGAGATGATTACCAATCCACATTATTTGTATCGGATGACCATTCTTCATGCAATTTCCCTCCTTGCCCCAGTAATGGGCTCAGAAATCACAATTTCAAAGTTGTTGCCAGTGGTTATCAATGTATCAAAGGACAG GGTACCGAACATCAAGTTCAATGTGGCAAAGGTGCTCCAGTCACTCATACCTATAGTTGATCATTCT GTGGTGGAGAAGACAGTTCGTCCCTGTTTGGTCGAGCTAAGTGATGACCCAGATGTTGATGTCCGATTTTTTGCCAACCAAGCGCTTCAGTCAGTTGACCATGTTATGATGTCCAGCTAG